In Deinococcus proteolyticus MRP, a single genomic region encodes these proteins:
- a CDS encoding PilT/PilU family type 4a pilus ATPase, with protein sequence MTGPFSSSPTAPAAPAGPSSASPSATSPSAAEQSPKQVFDQLLTEMVQRGASDIHLRAGSAPAARIDGEIVRFGEERLTPQALENFAQVMLPTQLMWGTFVEKRDHDFAYSLPGVARFRVNAYFQRGSVGLIMRVIEDKPIPTFEQLGLPLDVFEALSKHERGLILVTGPTGSGKTTTLASLLDHINARDAVNIVTLEDPIEVLHRDKKAIMIQRELGADTQSFTNGLRAAMRQDPDIILIGEMRDKETVEAALSAAQTGHLVFSTLHTQDAMRSINRIIDFFQPHEREQIRQGLSESLVAIVSQRLLPRKGGGRVLGMEILLGTPTVRESIKDPDKQEDIKQALLEGGMRGMHTFDQHLAKLVHEGLMEEEEAMLAATSPHELKIMMMQSQY encoded by the coding sequence ATGACTGGACCCTTTTCCTCCTCTCCCACGGCGCCGGCTGCTCCCGCCGGCCCCAGTTCAGCCAGCCCCAGTGCCACCAGCCCCAGTGCCGCCGAACAATCTCCCAAGCAGGTCTTCGACCAGCTACTGACCGAAATGGTGCAGCGCGGCGCTTCGGACATTCACCTGCGGGCCGGCAGCGCTCCGGCGGCCCGGATTGACGGCGAAATCGTGCGGTTCGGTGAGGAGCGGCTGACCCCGCAGGCGCTGGAAAACTTCGCGCAGGTGATGCTGCCCACCCAGCTGATGTGGGGCACCTTTGTAGAAAAGCGCGACCACGACTTCGCCTACTCGCTGCCCGGCGTGGCCCGCTTCCGGGTCAACGCCTACTTCCAGCGCGGCAGCGTGGGCCTGATTATGCGCGTGATTGAAGACAAGCCCATCCCTACCTTCGAGCAGTTGGGATTGCCGCTGGACGTGTTCGAGGCACTCTCCAAGCACGAGCGCGGCCTGATTCTGGTGACCGGCCCGACCGGCTCGGGCAAGACCACCACGCTTGCCAGCCTGCTGGACCACATCAACGCCCGCGACGCGGTGAATATCGTGACGCTGGAAGACCCCATCGAGGTGCTGCACCGCGACAAGAAAGCCATCATGATTCAGCGCGAGCTGGGCGCCGATACCCAGAGCTTCACCAACGGTCTGCGGGCCGCCATGCGCCAGGACCCCGACATCATCCTGATTGGCGAAATGCGCGACAAGGAAACGGTAGAGGCCGCCCTCAGCGCCGCGCAGACCGGACACCTGGTGTTCAGCACCCTGCACACCCAGGACGCCATGCGCTCCATCAACCGCATCATCGACTTTTTCCAGCCGCACGAGCGCGAGCAGATTCGCCAGGGCCTCAGCGAAAGCCTGGTCGCCATCGTCTCGCAGCGCCTGCTGCCACGCAAAGGCGGTGGCCGCGTGCTGGGCATGGAAATCCTGCTGGGCACGCCCACCGTGCGCGAAAGCATCAAGGACCCCGACAAGCAGGAAGACATCAAGCAGGCGCTGCTGGAAGGTGGCATGCGCGGGATGCACACCTTTGACCAGCACCTCGCCAAACTCGTCCACGAGGGGTTGATGGAAGAGGAAGAAGCGATGTTGGCCGCCACCAGCCCGCACGAACTGAAAATCATGATGATGCAGAGCCAGTACTAA
- the mnhG gene encoding monovalent cation/H(+) antiporter subunit G, translated as MNLQDWDINLWRDIPVLIGSIFVLAAAVGVLRFPDLYTRLHASSKLVTLGSAGIYLGVAADFMDPTAFTRLLAVLLFQFLTTPLSAYLIAQASYLRGLPAYLSQPDKGQADEWNVFGAAQDFSRRTAAQPVQAQSHAQAAAQTQALDDAHAQAGPG; from the coding sequence ATGAACCTGCAGGATTGGGATATCAACCTCTGGCGCGACATTCCGGTGCTGATCGGGTCCATTTTCGTGCTGGCAGCTGCCGTGGGGGTGCTGCGGTTCCCCGACCTGTACACCCGTCTGCACGCCAGCTCCAAGCTGGTCACGCTGGGGTCAGCCGGGATTTATCTGGGCGTGGCGGCCGATTTCATGGACCCCACGGCCTTTACCCGGCTGCTGGCGGTGCTGCTGTTTCAGTTTCTGACCACGCCGCTCAGCGCCTACCTGATTGCCCAGGCCAGCTACCTGCGCGGGCTGCCGGCCTACCTTTCGCAGCCGGACAAGGGTCAGGCGGACGAGTGGAACGTGTTCGGCGCCGCGCAGGACTTCAGCCGCCGGACTGCCGCGCAGCCGGTGCAGGCCCAGTCGCACGCCCAGGCTGCCGCCCAGACCCAGGCCCTGGACGACGCCCACGCGCAGGCCGGGCCGGGCTGA
- a CDS encoding monovalent cation/H+ antiporter complex subunit F, with amino-acid sequence MIVNFALVIVTLSAILVAFRVLRGPSWGDRIMAFDFLSVNLVVLFVLFAAKTHLMAMLDAALLLSLLGFLGTVALARYLLLGRVMK; translated from the coding sequence ATGATTGTCAACTTTGCCCTGGTCATCGTGACCCTTTCGGCCATCTTGGTGGCGTTCCGGGTGCTGCGCGGCCCCAGTTGGGGCGACCGCATCATGGCCTTCGACTTTCTCAGCGTGAACCTGGTGGTGCTGTTCGTGCTGTTCGCCGCCAAAACCCACCTGATGGCCATGCTGGACGCCGCACTGCTGCTGTCACTGCTGGGCTTTCTGGGCACGGTGGCGCTGGCCCGCTACCTGCTGCTGGGCCGGGTGATGAAATGA
- a CDS encoding Na+/H+ antiporter subunit E, whose product MKGLTLNLLVAFVYALLMGDLGMREWLTGFLVGFIILTLFPRALGTELYVARVRAVGRFAWFFVRELTWANVQVALMALQPRPRLTPLIVAVPLRLQDETAQTMLAATITLMPGTVAMGFNAGRTVMYSHAIGIPDPGDARASVTKVEDYLLDIIDPLGHRQARTAADTPSSAQEVRP is encoded by the coding sequence ATGAAAGGTCTGACCCTGAACCTGCTGGTGGCCTTTGTCTACGCCCTGCTGATGGGTGACCTGGGCATGCGCGAGTGGCTGACCGGCTTTCTGGTCGGTTTCATCATCCTGACGCTGTTTCCGCGGGCTCTGGGCACCGAACTGTACGTGGCCCGCGTGCGGGCGGTGGGGCGCTTCGCGTGGTTTTTCGTGCGCGAGCTGACCTGGGCCAACGTCCAAGTGGCGCTGATGGCACTGCAGCCCCGCCCCCGGCTGACCCCGCTGATTGTGGCGGTGCCGCTGCGGCTGCAAGACGAGACCGCCCAGACCATGCTGGCCGCCACCATCACCTTGATGCCCGGCACGGTCGCCATGGGCTTTAACGCCGGGCGCACGGTGATGTATTCGCACGCCATCGGCATTCCCGACCCGGGCGACGCCCGCGCCTCGGTCACGAAGGTCGAAGATTACCTGCTGGACATCATTGACCCGCTGGGCCACAGGCAGGCCCGCACAGCCGCCGACACTCCGTCAAGCGCCCAGGAGGTGCGCCCATGA
- a CDS encoding complex I subunit 5 family protein, producing MNPNDLSLALALPGTETPWVAAPIITALGTALLLLIPMGRNLRALIAVLGTLVMLGASAYLVSATAGGAVLSSSMGAWPAPFGIVMVADRLGAWMSLLTGVSALMSVLYAAFNPDRVREKYGLFALLHFLFAGVQMSFLTGDLFNLFVAFEVMLVASYALAVLGSTREQLREGFRYIVMNLSASALLVVTCGLIYGQLGTLNMAHLAQRSAELGAVPAVTALSVLLLMVFASKSALFPLGFWLPGTYPAVPPAVGAFFAAILTKVGVYALARTFNTIFVAEPDVARNILLALGTVTMLYGALGILSQREWRRVLAFSVVASVGYLAFGLGIGTPAALSATMYYMAVSILVTTAMFLLAGVAERDTGTPYIAVRGMLEHRPLLAAAFMFGALTIAGLPPTGGFIAKFALVQAALAAGGPLVYLGVFSALASSLIILYAMLNIWRTFFWGKQRSERALTPPSLAQAAPMYLAMLGVVGTALLAGPMTRLTAAMGQELQTPQHYIGGVLGDRPVVIPPAPTEAYGGKGHTDAGHAEQEEKGKAGSDDGRIQPADQQPADRQPAAQPTDQAAPEPTAPQPEVNP from the coding sequence GTGAACCCGAATGACCTGTCGCTGGCCCTGGCGCTGCCGGGCACCGAAACCCCCTGGGTGGCCGCGCCCATCATCACAGCGCTGGGCACCGCCCTGCTGCTGCTGATTCCCATGGGGCGCAACCTGCGCGCCCTGATTGCCGTACTGGGCACCCTGGTTATGCTCGGCGCCAGCGCTTACCTGGTCAGCGCCACGGCCGGCGGCGCAGTGCTGAGCAGCTCGATGGGTGCTTGGCCGGCCCCGTTCGGCATCGTGATGGTGGCCGACCGCCTGGGCGCCTGGATGAGCCTGCTGACCGGCGTCAGCGCCCTGATGAGCGTGCTGTACGCTGCTTTTAACCCCGACCGGGTGCGTGAGAAGTACGGCCTGTTCGCCCTGCTGCACTTCCTGTTTGCGGGGGTGCAAATGTCGTTCCTGACCGGCGACCTGTTCAACCTGTTCGTGGCCTTCGAGGTGATGCTGGTGGCCAGCTACGCCCTGGCCGTGCTGGGGTCCACCCGCGAGCAGCTGCGCGAGGGCTTTCGCTACATCGTGATGAACCTCAGCGCCTCGGCCCTGCTGGTGGTCACCTGCGGCCTGATTTATGGACAGCTGGGCACGCTGAACATGGCCCACCTGGCGCAGCGCTCGGCCGAACTGGGAGCAGTGCCGGCTGTGACGGCCCTGAGCGTGCTGCTGCTGATGGTGTTCGCGTCCAAGTCGGCGCTGTTTCCGTTGGGCTTCTGGCTGCCCGGCACCTACCCGGCAGTGCCGCCGGCCGTGGGCGCCTTCTTCGCCGCCATCCTGACCAAAGTGGGCGTATACGCCCTGGCGCGCACCTTCAACACCATATTCGTGGCCGAGCCGGACGTGGCCCGCAACATCCTGCTGGCGCTGGGCACCGTCACCATGCTGTACGGCGCTCTGGGCATTCTCTCGCAGCGCGAGTGGCGGCGGGTGCTGGCCTTTTCGGTGGTGGCCTCGGTGGGCTACCTGGCCTTCGGGCTGGGCATCGGCACCCCTGCGGCCCTGAGCGCGACCATGTACTACATGGCGGTCAGTATCCTCGTCACCACAGCCATGTTCCTGCTGGCCGGCGTGGCCGAGCGCGACACCGGCACCCCCTATATCGCGGTGCGCGGCATGCTGGAACACCGCCCGCTGCTGGCCGCCGCATTCATGTTCGGTGCGCTGACCATCGCGGGCCTGCCGCCCACCGGGGGCTTTATCGCCAAGTTCGCCCTGGTGCAAGCGGCGCTGGCGGCCGGTGGACCGCTGGTCTACCTGGGCGTGTTCAGTGCGCTGGCCAGTTCGCTGATTATTCTTTACGCCATGCTGAACATCTGGCGCACCTTTTTCTGGGGCAAGCAGCGCAGCGAGCGGGCACTGACCCCGCCCTCGCTGGCCCAGGCGGCGCCCATGTACCTTGCCATGCTGGGCGTGGTGGGCACCGCCCTGCTGGCCGGACCGATGACCCGCCTGACCGCCGCGATGGGTCAGGAGTTGCAGACCCCGCAGCACTACATCGGCGGGGTGCTGGGAGACCGGCCGGTGGTGATTCCCCCGGCGCCCACGGAAGCCTATGGGGGCAAGGGGCACACAGACGCCGGCCACGCGGAGCAGGAGGAGAAAGGCAAGGCCGGAAGCGACGACGGCCGCATCCAGCCAGCTGACCAGCAACCGGCTGACCGGCAACCAGCTGCGCAGCCCACTGACCAGGCGGCTCCCGAACCCACCGCCCCCCAGCCGGAGGTGAACCCATGA
- a CDS encoding sodium:proton antiporter, with protein MEPLFALVIGILVAVGVFLLLSRVIVRVVIGLAFIAYGVNLAILAAAGLHPNRTPPLLSLDGPYVDPLPQALILTAIVIGFATTALLLAVAIRAYQVAGHDDVAAFGDNLADDPGNPDGKPADAEHPSPDIPDTEHYEEAPSPSDLIILSARSQIRPGGPKAVTELAPAQELSRTDAPTPGPGEQSEKEKGGPQ; from the coding sequence ATGGAACCCCTTTTTGCCCTGGTGATCGGCATTCTGGTGGCGGTGGGCGTGTTTCTGCTGCTCTCGCGGGTGATTGTGCGGGTGGTGATTGGCCTGGCCTTTATCGCCTACGGCGTGAACCTCGCCATCCTGGCAGCGGCCGGCCTGCATCCCAACCGGACGCCGCCACTGCTCAGCCTGGACGGGCCTTATGTGGACCCGCTGCCCCAGGCGCTGATTCTGACGGCCATCGTGATTGGTTTCGCGACCACCGCGCTGCTGCTGGCGGTGGCCATCCGCGCCTATCAGGTGGCTGGGCACGACGACGTGGCGGCGTTCGGTGACAACCTGGCCGACGACCCCGGCAACCCCGACGGCAAGCCGGCCGACGCCGAACACCCCAGCCCCGACATCCCCGATACCGAACACTATGAGGAAGCTCCCTCGCCCAGCGACCTGATTATTCTGAGCGCCCGCTCGCAGATACGGCCCGGCGGGCCAAAAGCTGTGACAGAGCTAGCTCCTGCACAGGAACTCTCCAGAACTGACGCGCCCACCCCAGGCCCCGGCGAACAGAGTGAGAAAGAGAAAGGAGGCCCGCAGTGA
- a CDS encoding MnhB domain-containing protein, producing MTRKSAGKVPAKSKGKTRSRREKKLSAATRAPRENLWDTLLDDPEPAEQGGIHSTGYESLASSVVNDPILRTVAQPAFALMAMFTLLLFWRGHQLPGGGFAGGAMMVCALLLHRIATGRGAVDFNFTRLIPIGLAISFVTGLVPFVVNGFFLQSDYGYLTTALTGEFEWATAMAFDLGVFLLVVGGGMTIAEALIDIDPRETVEGDH from the coding sequence GTGACCCGTAAATCCGCCGGCAAGGTGCCCGCCAAATCCAAGGGCAAGACGCGCAGCCGCCGCGAGAAGAAGCTCAGCGCGGCCACCCGCGCCCCCAGGGAGAACCTGTGGGACACCCTACTTGACGACCCCGAGCCGGCCGAGCAGGGCGGCATCCACTCCACCGGCTACGAGTCTTTGGCCTCGTCGGTGGTCAACGACCCCATTCTGAGAACCGTGGCGCAGCCGGCCTTCGCCCTGATGGCGATGTTCACGCTGCTGCTGTTCTGGCGCGGCCACCAGCTGCCCGGCGGCGGATTTGCCGGCGGCGCCATGATGGTCTGCGCCCTGCTGCTGCACCGCATCGCCACCGGGCGCGGCGCAGTGGACTTCAACTTCACCCGCCTGATTCCTATCGGGCTGGCCATCTCGTTCGTCACCGGGCTGGTGCCCTTCGTGGTCAACGGCTTTTTTCTGCAGAGCGACTACGGCTACCTCACCACGGCGCTCACCGGCGAGTTCGAGTGGGCCACGGCGATGGCCTTCGACCTGGGCGTGTTTCTGCTGGTGGTGGGCGGCGGCATGACCATCGCTGAGGCCCTGATTGATATTGACCCCAGGGAAACCGTGGAAGGAGATCACTGA
- the mbhE gene encoding hydrogen gas-evolving membrane-bound hydrogenase subunit E: MILAVFFPFLMAAVAAWAGLRLGRRTGYLAALGFLPALLLALPLSGMPAAAPLREAIAWVPTLGLELGFRGDGFSLLFAVLIGVIGTLASLYSVSYLSSNERFARFYAYLLLFGGSMLGLVLSDNLIGLFGFWEMTSITSFLLIGLWHARAAARDGAIKAFLVSALGGLALLAAVAIIGTAGGSYNLSEIDLGALQASPLFIPAMLLTLLAAFTKSAQLPFHLWLPTAMEAPTPVSAFLHSATMVKAGVFLVAKFGLLFGGHPLWAAIIVPVGLATMTWGSYLALRQTDLKALLAFSTISQLGLLMSLYGLADPEGRFAGTAHLLNHAAFKAALFFVVGIIDHETGTREIPQLGGLRRVFPVTFVLAVLAALSMAGLPPLGGFISKELFFEAMIHHGLPFILVAVVGSALTIAYTVRFMSVWFGDLRHPGKERPERPTDAILAPAALLVGAAVLFGLWPQSVEELAGKASAMLQFAEYHPHLSLWHGVTPALVATLVTWAIAAFVWWRRDEFARIQQRLTPSWNANTMYYGFREWLDIVATAVILRTQGLALPSQLRWTLIAAFTLGGYAILRAPPQFRLELDVSFSLILIVTLLVAGAIGVSLSRNRLTAVVLMGLTGFGSSAAFLAFRAPDLALTQMIIETVTVILFLLAFRYMPGIRALARTRTQYLVDLGIALSAGVGIMAYLLSVRPGLAESISPYYLQHSYTGGGGNNVVNVTLVDFRGFDTMGEITVVGMVGLAVLALLRLGKPGHAQPEYDTADPTANMALIPTRQEREHIRQQLIESGTLSAPQTLRTRRAERRDQKNQQNQQSRGQSQGKRRKGGPQ, from the coding sequence TTGATTCTCGCTGTCTTTTTTCCGTTCCTGATGGCCGCCGTCGCCGCCTGGGCCGGGCTGCGACTGGGCCGCCGCACCGGCTACCTGGCCGCGCTGGGCTTTCTGCCCGCGCTGCTGCTGGCGCTGCCGCTGTCCGGCATGCCCGCTGCCGCCCCCTTACGCGAGGCCATCGCCTGGGTGCCCACGCTGGGGCTGGAGCTCGGGTTCCGGGGCGACGGCTTTTCGCTGCTGTTCGCCGTCCTGATTGGTGTCATCGGGACGCTGGCCAGCCTGTATTCGGTCAGCTACCTGTCCAGCAACGAGCGCTTCGCCCGCTTCTACGCCTACTTGCTGCTGTTCGGCGGTTCGATGCTGGGGCTGGTGCTGTCCGACAACCTGATCGGGCTGTTCGGCTTTTGGGAAATGACCTCCATCACGTCGTTTCTCCTGATTGGGTTGTGGCATGCCCGCGCCGCCGCCCGCGACGGGGCCATCAAGGCGTTTCTGGTCTCGGCCCTGGGCGGCCTGGCACTGCTGGCCGCCGTGGCCATCATCGGCACGGCCGGGGGAAGCTACAACCTCTCCGAGATTGACCTGGGCGCCCTCCAGGCTTCGCCGCTGTTCATCCCGGCCATGCTGCTTACGCTGCTGGCCGCCTTTACCAAGTCGGCGCAGCTGCCGTTCCACCTGTGGCTTCCCACCGCGATGGAAGCGCCCACGCCCGTTTCGGCGTTTCTGCACTCGGCCACCATGGTCAAGGCGGGCGTGTTCCTGGTCGCCAAGTTCGGGCTGCTGTTCGGCGGGCATCCGCTGTGGGCGGCCATCATCGTGCCGGTGGGCCTGGCTACCATGACCTGGGGCAGCTACCTCGCCCTGCGCCAGACCGACCTCAAGGCGCTGCTGGCCTTTTCCACCATCTCGCAGCTCGGGTTGCTGATGAGCCTCTACGGCCTGGCCGACCCCGAGGGCCGCTTTGCCGGCACCGCGCACCTGCTCAACCACGCCGCCTTCAAGGCTGCGCTGTTCTTCGTGGTGGGTATCATCGACCACGAAACCGGCACCCGCGAAATCCCGCAGCTGGGCGGCCTGCGGCGGGTTTTTCCGGTCACCTTCGTCCTGGCCGTGCTGGCCGCGCTGAGCATGGCGGGCCTGCCTCCGCTGGGCGGTTTTATCTCCAAAGAACTGTTCTTCGAGGCCATGATTCACCACGGCCTGCCGTTCATCCTGGTGGCGGTGGTGGGCAGCGCCCTGACCATCGCCTACACCGTGCGCTTCATGAGCGTGTGGTTCGGGGACCTGCGCCACCCTGGCAAGGAGCGCCCCGAGCGGCCCACCGACGCCATCTTGGCCCCGGCGGCCCTCTTGGTGGGCGCCGCCGTGCTGTTCGGACTGTGGCCGCAGTCGGTGGAGGAGCTGGCCGGCAAAGCGTCCGCCATGCTGCAATTTGCCGAGTACCACCCGCACCTCTCGCTGTGGCACGGCGTCACGCCGGCCCTGGTTGCCACGCTGGTCACCTGGGCCATCGCCGCGTTCGTCTGGTGGCGGCGTGACGAATTCGCCCGCATTCAGCAGCGCCTCACTCCTTCTTGGAACGCCAACACCATGTACTACGGCTTCAGGGAATGGCTGGATATCGTGGCGACCGCCGTGATTCTGCGGACCCAGGGTCTGGCCCTGCCCAGTCAGCTGCGCTGGACCCTGATTGCCGCCTTCACGCTGGGCGGTTACGCCATCTTGCGTGCGCCCCCGCAGTTCCGGCTGGAGCTGGACGTGTCTTTCAGCCTGATTCTGATTGTGACGCTGCTGGTGGCCGGGGCCATCGGCGTAAGCCTGTCGCGCAACCGCCTGACCGCTGTGGTCCTGATGGGCCTGACCGGCTTCGGCTCCTCGGCGGCGTTCCTGGCCTTCCGCGCCCCGGACCTGGCCCTCACGCAGATGATTATCGAGACAGTCACGGTGATTCTGTTTCTGCTGGCCTTCCGCTACATGCCGGGTATCCGGGCACTGGCCCGCACCCGCACGCAGTACCTGGTGGACCTGGGCATCGCCCTGAGCGCCGGCGTGGGCATCATGGCTTATCTGCTGTCGGTGCGCCCCGGCCTGGCCGAGTCCATCTCGCCTTACTACCTGCAGCACTCGTACACGGGCGGCGGCGGCAACAACGTGGTGAACGTGACCCTGGTGGACTTCCGTGGCTTCGACACCATGGGAGAAATCACCGTGGTGGGCATGGTGGGCCTGGCGGTGCTGGCCCTGCTGCGCCTGGGCAAGCCCGGACACGCCCAGCCCGAGTACGACACCGCCGACCCCACGGCCAACATGGCGCTGATTCCCACCCGCCAGGAGCGCGAGCACATTCGCCAGCAGCTGATTGAAAGCGGTACCCTGAGCGCCCCACAGACCCTGCGCACCCGCCGTGCCGAGCGCAGAGACCAGAAGAATCAGCAGAACCAGCAGAGCCGTGGGCAAAGTCAGGGCAAGCGCCGCAAAGGAGGCCCACAGTGA
- the uvsE gene encoding UV DNA damage repair endonuclease UvsE: MTASPPAPAGPAYGLVCLTAGPEIRFRTVTRTRYLALEGAARRDKLLDIYSSNIAKLREAADFCAARGIRLYRLSSSLFPMLDLRHDGTEDQISGEVFAHLAPQLREAGAAFTAAGIRTLMHPEQFIVLNSERPEVRESSLHALGVHARVMDALGLERSHWNILLLHGGKGGRGAELAALIPDLPDNIRLRLALENDERAFGAADLLPVCEATGTPFVFDAHHQVVHERLPGYEHPSLREWVLRARGTWQPPEWQMVHLSNGIDGPHDRRHSWLITELPSSYADVPWIEVEAKGKEEAVAALMGREKRTN, encoded by the coding sequence GTGACCGCCTCACCGCCTGCCCCTGCCGGCCCCGCCTACGGCCTGGTCTGCCTGACCGCTGGTCCCGAAATCAGATTTCGCACCGTGACCCGCACCCGCTACCTCGCGCTGGAGGGAGCGGCGCGGCGCGACAAGCTGCTGGACATCTACAGCAGCAACATTGCCAAGCTGCGCGAGGCTGCCGACTTCTGCGCGGCGCGGGGCATTCGGCTGTACCGCCTGAGCAGCAGCCTCTTTCCCATGCTGGACCTGCGGCACGACGGCACCGAGGACCAGATTTCCGGCGAAGTCTTCGCGCACCTGGCCCCTCAACTGCGCGAGGCGGGCGCGGCTTTTACAGCGGCAGGCATCCGCACGCTGATGCACCCCGAGCAGTTCATCGTGCTCAACAGCGAGCGCCCCGAGGTGCGTGAAAGCAGCCTGCACGCCCTCGGCGTTCACGCCCGCGTGATGGACGCGCTGGGGCTGGAGCGCAGCCACTGGAACATCCTGCTGCTGCACGGCGGCAAGGGCGGGCGCGGGGCCGAGCTGGCGGCGCTGATTCCCGACCTCCCCGATAACATCCGGCTGCGGCTGGCGCTGGAAAACGACGAGCGGGCCTTTGGCGCTGCTGACCTGTTGCCCGTGTGCGAGGCGACAGGCACGCCGTTTGTCTTTGATGCTCACCATCAGGTGGTGCATGAGCGCCTGCCCGGTTACGAGCACCCCAGCCTGCGCGAGTGGGTCTTGCGGGCGCGGGGCACCTGGCAGCCCCCCGAGTGGCAGATGGTACACCTGAGCAACGGCATAGACGGCCCGCATGACCGCCGCCACTCCTGGCTGATTACCGAACTGCCCAGCAGCTATGCCGACGTGCCCTGGATAGAGGTGGAGGCGAAAGGGAAAGAGGAAGCGGTCGCGGCGCTGATGGGGAGAGAGAAGAGAACAAACTGA